From a single Streptomyces rubradiris genomic region:
- a CDS encoding GNAT family N-acetyltransferase — protein MADTPTDPTAVPPPQEPSASPPGSPAGELTLRPLGFEHLAAVLDLGHRVYDTGAMPYTGWSLSAVAGHLDAPDPACLVLLDGDRVAGFVLGSLSFEQRADWGYLEWIAVDPDYQGRGAASRLVRECCARLAEAGAVCVVTDVERRNTASAELMRRNGFAEEASVSLFVRPLTDAPATGTGRARGGSGPRRHLTRAAAERVR, from the coding sequence ATGGCCGACACGCCCACCGACCCCACCGCCGTACCACCGCCACAGGAGCCGTCGGCGTCCCCGCCCGGCTCCCCCGCCGGCGAGCTCACGCTGCGCCCGCTCGGCTTCGAGCACCTGGCCGCCGTTCTCGACCTCGGTCACCGGGTGTACGACACCGGGGCGATGCCCTACACCGGCTGGTCGCTGTCGGCCGTCGCCGGGCACCTGGACGCGCCGGACCCGGCCTGTCTCGTGCTGCTCGACGGGGACCGGGTCGCCGGGTTCGTGCTCGGTTCGCTGTCCTTCGAGCAGCGCGCCGACTGGGGCTACCTGGAGTGGATCGCCGTCGACCCCGACTACCAGGGGCGCGGGGCGGCCTCCCGGCTGGTGCGGGAGTGCTGTGCGCGACTGGCCGAGGCCGGCGCGGTGTGCGTGGTCACGGACGTGGAGCGGCGCAACACCGCCTCGGCCGAGCTGATGCGCCGCAACGGGTTCGCGGAGGAGGCCAGCGTCAGCCTCTTCGTCCGGCCGCTCACCGACGCGCCCGCGACCGGAACGGGCCGGGCCCGGGGCGGCTCCGGGCCACGCCGTCACCTCACCCGCGCGGCGGCCGAACGGGTCCGCTGA
- a CDS encoding acyl-CoA desaturase, producing the protein MSSEFSDAAPPAVAGGRSWPTGEQLMIGVFVAVPFLALLAAVPLAWRHGLSPVDLTLAVVFYLVSGLGITVGFHRHFTHGSFKARRPLRIALALAGSLAVQGPLITWVADHRKHHRYSDRDGDPHSPWRYGHSPRALAKGMLYAHLGWLFETEHASPRAYAPDLVRDRALMLISRRFGLLVLASLALPALLGGALTRSWQGALTALFWAGLVRICLVHHVTWSVNSICHATGARPFRSRDRSGNVWWLAPLSFGESWHNLHHADPTSARHGVLTGQLDASARLIRWFERLGWAYDVRWPDHRRRPARREPHADGPAEADRGRAGRAGAGRAGADRAGVSGPVRPPRG; encoded by the coding sequence ATGTCCTCCGAGTTCTCCGACGCCGCCCCGCCGGCGGTGGCCGGCGGCCGGTCCTGGCCCACCGGCGAGCAGCTGATGATCGGCGTTTTCGTCGCCGTACCGTTCCTCGCCCTGCTCGCCGCTGTGCCGCTGGCCTGGCGGCACGGGCTGAGCCCCGTGGACCTCACGCTCGCCGTCGTCTTCTACCTGGTCAGCGGGCTCGGCATCACGGTCGGCTTCCACCGGCACTTCACCCACGGCTCGTTCAAGGCCCGTCGGCCGCTGCGGATCGCGCTCGCGCTGGCCGGCAGCCTCGCGGTGCAGGGCCCGCTCATCACCTGGGTGGCCGACCACCGCAAGCACCACAGGTACTCCGACCGGGACGGCGACCCGCACTCGCCCTGGCGGTACGGCCACTCGCCCCGCGCCCTCGCCAAGGGCATGCTCTACGCCCACCTGGGCTGGCTGTTCGAGACCGAGCACGCCTCGCCCCGCGCCTACGCGCCCGACCTGGTCCGCGACCGCGCCCTGATGCTGATCTCCCGGCGCTTCGGCCTGCTGGTGCTCGCCTCCCTCGCCCTGCCCGCCCTGCTCGGCGGGGCGCTGACCCGGTCCTGGCAGGGCGCCCTCACCGCGCTGTTCTGGGCCGGGCTGGTCCGGATCTGCCTGGTCCACCACGTCACCTGGTCCGTCAACTCCATCTGCCACGCGACCGGTGCCCGCCCGTTCCGCAGCCGGGACCGCTCGGGCAACGTGTGGTGGCTGGCCCCGCTGTCCTTCGGCGAGTCCTGGCACAACCTGCACCACGCCGATCCCACCAGTGCCCGGCACGGCGTGCTCACCGGCCAGCTCGACGCGAGTGCCCGGCTGATCCGCTGGTTCGAGCGCCTCGGCTGGGCCTACGACGTGCGCTGGCCGGACCACCGCCGCCGCCCGGCCCGGCGCGAGCCGCACGCCGACGGCCCGGCAGAGGCGGACCGGGGCCGGGCAGGGAGGGCCGGGGCAGGGAGGGCCGGGGCGGACCGGGCCGGCGTCAGCGGACCCGTTCGGCCGCCGCGCGGGTGA
- a CDS encoding beta-ketoacyl-[acyl-carrier-protein] synthase family protein produces MQQVHTGTSRAPVAVTGLGLITPAGIGRDAAWAGLCAGQSTAAVDPALAGLPVAFSCQVHGLDAPALLGHRLARRLDRFTTFALLAAREAVADAGLDPAGWEGARVGVVMGVGTGSMQGWQAEFDRLADAVPERVSPLALPRSVPNMAAAEIALDLGALGPNMVVSTACASGTSALGLARDWLLSGRCDLVLAGGSESARLRMTAACFAQMRALSRRADSPDAASRPFDRDRDGFVLGEGAAVLVLERTADARARGVRPQALLAGFGASCDAHHFTAPHPDGDGAARALGAALADAGLAPEDIDHVNAHGTATPQGDAAEHNALHRVFRRPPPVTALKGTIGHAIGGAGAIEAACTVLTLRHQLIPPTANLDTLDPAMDLDIVTKVPRPHRMAAAVSNSFGFGGQNAVLAFTAAD; encoded by the coding sequence ATGCAACAGGTGCACACGGGCACGTCCCGGGCCCCGGTCGCCGTCACCGGACTCGGTCTGATCACCCCGGCGGGCATCGGCCGGGACGCGGCCTGGGCGGGACTGTGCGCCGGGCAGTCCACCGCCGCCGTCGACCCCGCCCTGGCCGGGCTGCCGGTGGCCTTCTCCTGTCAGGTCCACGGTCTGGACGCGCCCGCCCTGCTCGGGCACCGGCTGGCCCGACGGCTCGACCGGTTCACCACCTTCGCGCTGCTCGCCGCCCGCGAGGCCGTCGCCGACGCCGGGCTCGACCCGGCCGGCTGGGAGGGCGCCCGGGTGGGCGTGGTGATGGGCGTCGGCACCGGCTCCATGCAGGGCTGGCAGGCCGAGTTCGACCGGCTCGCCGACGCCGTCCCCGAGCGTGTCTCCCCGCTGGCGCTGCCGCGCAGCGTGCCCAACATGGCCGCCGCGGAGATCGCCCTGGACCTCGGCGCGCTCGGCCCCAACATGGTGGTCAGCACCGCCTGCGCCTCCGGCACCAGCGCGCTGGGCCTCGCCCGGGACTGGCTGCTGTCCGGCCGCTGCGACCTGGTCCTGGCCGGCGGCAGCGAGTCGGCCCGGCTGCGGATGACCGCCGCCTGCTTCGCCCAGATGCGCGCCCTGTCCCGCCGCGCGGACAGCCCCGACGCCGCCTCCCGCCCCTTCGACCGGGACCGGGACGGCTTCGTCCTCGGCGAGGGCGCCGCCGTCCTCGTCCTGGAGCGCACCGCGGACGCCCGCGCCCGGGGCGTACGCCCCCAGGCGCTGCTCGCCGGGTTCGGCGCCTCCTGCGACGCCCACCACTTCACCGCCCCGCACCCCGACGGCGACGGTGCCGCCCGCGCCCTCGGTGCCGCCCTCGCCGACGCCGGTCTGGCCCCGGAGGACATCGACCACGTCAACGCGCACGGCACCGCCACCCCTCAGGGGGACGCCGCCGAACACAACGCGCTGCACCGCGTCTTCCGCCGCCCCCCGCCCGTCACCGCCCTCAAAGGCACCATCGGGCACGCCATCGGCGGCGCCGGAGCCATCGAGGCGGCCTGCACCGTGCTCACCCTGCGCCACCAGCTGATCCCGCCCACCGCCAACCTGGACACGCTCGATCCGGCCATGGACCTGGACATCGTCACCAAGGTGCCCCGTCCGCACCGGATGGCGGCGGCCGTCAGCAACTCCTTCGGCTTCGGCGGCCAGAACGCCGTACTCGCCTTCACCGCCGCCGACTAG
- a CDS encoding lysophospholipid acyltransferase family protein, with the protein MLSAWAGALVPVFSDTSVTGTGHLARPPGTGRLLAANHTSFFDPVLLLGTLHRLGLRPAVLATAGLWRVPVLGRALTREGHVPVHRGSRRAPDALRHAADALAAGRDVLIYPEGGLPGYRASHDRPPGRLKSGAVRLALSTGAPVIPLGHAGARRVSSGSRAKQLAGWATAPLRRPRVHVHIGPALRLDTADHPVTTLETALAEAWSTAVRALAERADGPAEPADPRGPGVAGATGPTEPGPAGSG; encoded by the coding sequence ATGCTGTCGGCGTGGGCCGGGGCGCTGGTGCCCGTGTTCAGCGACACGAGCGTGACCGGCACCGGCCATCTGGCGCGGCCGCCCGGCACCGGGCGTCTCCTCGCCGCCAACCACACCTCGTTCTTCGACCCGGTCCTGCTCCTCGGCACCCTGCACCGGCTCGGCCTGCGTCCCGCCGTGCTGGCCACGGCCGGACTGTGGCGGGTGCCGGTGCTCGGCCGGGCCCTCACCCGCGAGGGCCACGTACCCGTGCACCGGGGCAGCCGCCGCGCCCCGGACGCCCTCCGGCACGCCGCCGACGCCCTGGCCGCCGGCCGGGACGTGCTCATCTACCCCGAGGGCGGCCTGCCCGGCTACCGCGCCTCCCACGACCGCCCGCCCGGCCGCCTGAAGTCCGGGGCGGTCCGGCTCGCGCTGTCCACCGGCGCGCCCGTGATCCCGCTCGGACACGCCGGCGCCCGCCGGGTCTCCTCCGGCAGCCGCGCCAAGCAGCTCGCCGGCTGGGCCACCGCGCCGCTGCGCCGCCCCCGCGTCCACGTCCACATCGGCCCCGCCCTCCGCCTGGACACCGCCGACCACCCCGTGACCACCCTGGAAACCGCCCTCGCCGAGGCATGGTCGACCGCGGTCCGGGCTTTGGCGGAGAGGGCGGACGGCCCGGCGGAACCGGCTGATCCGAGAGGGCCGGGGGTGGCGGGAGCGACTGGTCCGACCGAGCCTGGGCCGGCGGGGAGCGGCTGA